One stretch of Halapricum desulfuricans DNA includes these proteins:
- a CDS encoding DUF456 domain-containing protein: MIRDPTILASLIRGVPIPGPFVVVAFALLIAGVVFSVVPLLPGPVLSVGGVLVYRWATGDPGPLALTVLLAVGVAAVLVDWLGGAAAAKGSGVSTRVSLLAGVAGLAGTVVAGPVGLLVGVAGTVFLASYAREREAAAGIRTAAYATAGVLGTVVVQTLLTGSILLAVVVIALL; encoded by the coding sequence ATGATTCGCGATCCAACGATACTCGCATCCCTGATACGCGGGGTACCGATTCCCGGCCCGTTCGTCGTCGTCGCGTTCGCGTTGCTGATCGCGGGCGTCGTCTTCAGCGTCGTCCCGCTGTTGCCGGGGCCGGTGCTGTCGGTCGGCGGTGTGCTCGTCTACCGGTGGGCGACCGGCGACCCGGGCCCGCTGGCACTGACTGTGCTGCTCGCGGTCGGCGTGGCGGCGGTACTCGTCGACTGGCTGGGCGGCGCGGCGGCCGCGAAGGGCAGCGGCGTCTCCACGCGAGTCAGCCTGCTGGCCGGGGTCGCCGGCCTCGCCGGCACCGTCGTCGCCGGGCCGGTCGGCCTGCTCGTCGGCGTCGCCGGGACGGTGTTTCTGGCGAGTTACGCCCGCGAACGGGAAGCAGCCGCCGGGATCCGAACGGCGGCCTACGCGACCGCGGGCGTGCTCGGGACGGTCGTCGTCCAGACGCTGTTGACCGGCTCGATACTTCTTGCGGTCGTCGTGATCGCGTTGCTGTGA
- the tmcA gene encoding tRNA(Met) cytidine acetyltransferase TmcA: MELAAALRAEARDCNERRLLVLAGEPETTRARAADALEAAGIDGAETTLVGPEPFLDCERFDADRASELLGQTRTAVVYDAHGSLRPNALGQLVGAVEGGGLLVLLAPPLSAWPSRRDDFDETLAVPPFESGDVTGHFRSRVIETLYAHRGVAVVDVETDTVESDGLTDPAPRLASPDPGVPDREDRTFPVEAYTACLTRDQSETLAAMEALSEPGGTVVVEADRGRGKSSGAGLAAGSLAASGRDVLVTAPQYRRAGEVFARARELLDALDERIEVDDETTPHCLSTDGGRVRYAPPTEAVALPGDPDAVVVDEAAALPVRLLSGFLDAPAVAFTTTIHGYEGAGRGFSVRFKDRLAESDRTVREVRMDEPIRYAAGDPVEVWASRALLLDARPPVEPLVADARPETVTYESLSAERLLSDEHLLREAFGLLVLAHYRTEPDDLARLLDGPNVSVRALLHDGHVVSVALLAREGGLDEDRRADMYAGGRIRGNMLPDVLTTQLRDEAAGIETGWRVMRIATHHAARERGLGSLLLERIEAEAAGGSGSTETGECGACDYLGVGFGATPELVSFWAENGYRTVHVSTTRNDRSGEHSAIMLRALSEAGEALQDRHTKWFLERVRGMLTDPLADLDPDVVRAVLAAAEGTARLELTDWEWRLVAGSPHGAGLFDTAPDAFRALALRALTDADSPTPTGGGDPAMADSPTPVDTDGPTSTGDGEPALEPRAERLLVRKVLQAHDWDSVTAELDFVSRRECMRALGDVTARLIEAYGTDEARAELERFE, encoded by the coding sequence ATGGAGCTGGCGGCCGCGCTCCGGGCGGAGGCACGGGACTGCAACGAGCGTCGGCTGCTCGTGCTGGCCGGCGAGCCGGAGACCACGCGTGCCCGCGCCGCGGACGCGCTCGAAGCCGCCGGGATCGACGGTGCGGAGACGACGCTGGTCGGCCCCGAACCGTTTCTGGACTGCGAGCGTTTCGACGCCGACCGCGCCAGCGAGTTGCTCGGGCAGACGCGCACGGCGGTCGTCTACGACGCCCACGGATCGCTCCGGCCGAACGCGCTCGGCCAGCTCGTCGGGGCCGTCGAGGGCGGCGGCCTGCTCGTGTTGCTGGCCCCGCCGCTGTCGGCGTGGCCCTCGAGGCGGGACGACTTCGACGAGACGCTCGCCGTTCCGCCGTTCGAGTCCGGCGACGTGACCGGTCACTTCCGGTCGCGGGTAATCGAGACGCTATACGCCCATCGCGGGGTCGCCGTCGTCGACGTCGAGACCGATACGGTCGAGTCCGACGGACTGACCGATCCCGCGCCACGACTGGCCTCGCCCGATCCGGGAGTTCCGGACCGCGAGGACCGCACGTTCCCGGTCGAAGCGTACACCGCCTGTCTGACTCGCGATCAATCCGAGACGCTGGCAGCGATGGAGGCGCTTTCCGAACCCGGCGGAACCGTCGTCGTCGAGGCCGATCGCGGTCGCGGGAAGTCCAGTGGCGCGGGACTGGCCGCGGGGAGTCTCGCGGCGTCCGGCCGGGACGTGCTCGTGACCGCACCGCAGTACCGGCGGGCCGGCGAGGTGTTCGCCCGCGCCCGGGAGCTGCTCGACGCGCTCGACGAGCGAATCGAGGTCGACGACGAGACGACGCCGCACTGCCTCTCGACCGACGGCGGACGAGTGCGATACGCGCCGCCGACCGAGGCCGTCGCGTTGCCCGGCGATCCGGACGCGGTCGTCGTCGACGAGGCGGCGGCGCTGCCGGTCCGACTGCTTTCGGGGTTTCTCGACGCCCCCGCGGTGGCGTTCACGACGACGATCCACGGCTACGAGGGGGCCGGACGCGGTTTCTCCGTCCGGTTCAAGGACCGGCTGGCCGAGTCCGACCGGACGGTTCGGGAGGTGCGCATGGACGAGCCGATCCGGTACGCAGCCGGCGACCCCGTGGAGGTGTGGGCGAGCCGGGCGCTGTTGCTCGACGCGCGCCCGCCGGTCGAGCCGCTGGTCGCCGACGCTCGCCCGGAGACAGTGACCTACGAATCCCTCTCGGCCGAGCGACTCCTGTCGGACGAGCACCTGCTTCGGGAGGCGTTCGGGTTGCTCGTGCTCGCTCACTACCGGACCGAGCCCGACGACCTCGCGCGGCTGCTCGACGGCCCGAACGTCTCGGTTCGCGCACTTTTGCACGACGGTCACGTCGTCTCGGTCGCGCTGCTGGCTCGCGAGGGCGGACTAGACGAAGATCGTCGGGCGGACATGTACGCCGGCGGGCGGATCAGGGGGAACATGCTCCCGGACGTGTTGACGACCCAGCTCCGCGACGAAGCAGCCGGGATCGAAACAGGGTGGCGCGTCATGCGGATCGCGACCCATCACGCGGCCCGCGAGCGTGGCCTGGGATCGCTGCTGCTGGAGCGAATCGAAGCGGAGGCTGCCGGCGGATCCGGTTCGACCGAAACGGGTGAATGCGGCGCGTGCGACTACCTCGGCGTCGGGTTCGGCGCGACACCCGAACTGGTCTCGTTCTGGGCCGAAAACGGCTATCGGACCGTCCACGTCTCGACGACCCGCAACGACCGTAGCGGCGAACACTCCGCGATCATGCTGCGGGCGCTCTCGGAGGCGGGCGAGGCGCTACAGGACCGACACACGAAGTGGTTTCTCGAGCGCGTCCGGGGGATGCTCACCGACCCGCTCGCGGATCTCGACCCGGACGTGGTCCGGGCGGTGCTTGCGGCCGCCGAGGGGACGGCTCGACTGGAACTGACCGACTGGGAGTGGCGGCTGGTCGCCGGCTCGCCGCACGGGGCCGGGCTGTTCGACACCGCACCCGACGCCTTCCGCGCGCTCGCGCTCCGGGCGTTGACCGACGCTGACAGCCCGACGCCGACCGGCGGTGGCGACCCCGCGATGGCCGACAGTCCGACGCCCGTCGACACTGACGGCCCGACATCGACTGGCGACGGAGAACCGGCGCTCGAACCCCGGGCCGAACGACTGCTCGTTCGGAAAGTGCTGCAGGCCCACGACTGGGACAGTGTCACGGCGGAACTGGACTTCGTCTCCCGCCGGGAGTGCATGCGCGCGCTCGGGGACGTGACCGCACGGCTGATCGAAGCCTATGGAACCGACGAGGCGCGAGCGGAACTGGAGCGATTCGAATGA
- a CDS encoding glutamate-5-semialdehyde dehydrogenase, translating into MSEYDTEAQVTAAQQAALRLANVDEATRNAALNSIADAIRDSEDAILEANAADVEEAEAMLERGEYTQALVDRLKLDSGKLESIAEMVESVAEQDDPLGETLQARELDDDLELYKVAVPIGVVGTIFESRPDALVQIAALSLKSGNSVILKGGSEAAESNRILYETIVEATAEAVDAIPQGWAQLIEAHEEVDRLLSMDDKVDLLMPRGSSEFVSYIQDNTQIPVLGHTEGICHVYVDEAADLEMAEDIAFDAKVQYPAVCNAVETLLVSEAVAQQFLPDMVERYEGADVELRGDENTREIVDIDPATEADWDTEYGDLELSIKVVEDVYEAVEHVNTHGSKHTESIVTEDSEAAETFMTGIDAASVFHNASTRFADGYRYGLGAEVGISTGKIHARGPVGLAGLTTYKYYLEGDGQLVATYAGDDAKPFTHVNFDGEWTPGHRSDE; encoded by the coding sequence ATGAGTGAGTACGACACGGAGGCCCAGGTGACAGCGGCACAGCAGGCGGCGCTCCGGCTGGCGAACGTCGACGAGGCGACGCGCAACGCCGCGCTCAACTCGATCGCCGACGCGATCCGCGACAGCGAAGACGCTATCCTCGAAGCCAACGCCGCGGACGTCGAGGAGGCCGAGGCGATGCTCGAACGCGGCGAGTACACCCAGGCGCTGGTCGACCGGCTCAAACTCGATTCGGGCAAACTCGAGTCCATCGCGGAGATGGTCGAGAGCGTCGCCGAGCAGGACGACCCGCTCGGTGAGACGCTGCAAGCCCGGGAACTCGACGACGACCTCGAGCTGTACAAGGTCGCGGTCCCGATCGGCGTCGTCGGCACGATCTTCGAGTCCCGGCCCGACGCGTTAGTCCAGATCGCCGCGCTCTCGCTGAAGTCCGGCAACAGCGTCATCCTCAAGGGCGGCAGCGAGGCCGCCGAGTCAAACCGGATCCTCTACGAGACGATCGTCGAGGCCACGGCCGAGGCCGTCGACGCGATCCCGCAGGGGTGGGCCCAGCTCATCGAGGCCCACGAGGAGGTCGACCGACTGCTTTCGATGGACGACAAGGTCGACCTGCTCATGCCGCGTGGCTCCTCGGAGTTCGTCTCCTACATTCAGGACAACACCCAGATCCCCGTTCTCGGTCACACCGAGGGGATCTGTCACGTCTACGTCGACGAGGCGGCCGACCTGGAGATGGCCGAGGATATCGCCTTCGACGCGAAAGTCCAGTACCCCGCGGTCTGTAACGCCGTCGAGACGCTGCTGGTCAGCGAGGCCGTCGCCCAACAGTTCCTGCCCGACATGGTCGAGCGATACGAGGGGGCGGACGTCGAGTTGCGCGGCGACGAGAACACCCGCGAAATCGTCGATATCGACCCCGCGACCGAGGCCGACTGGGACACCGAGTACGGCGACCTCGAACTGTCGATCAAGGTCGTCGAGGACGTCTACGAGGCCGTCGAGCACGTCAACACGCACGGCTCGAAACACACCGAGTCGATCGTCACCGAGGACAGCGAGGCGGCCGAGACGTTCATGACCGGGATCGACGCCGCCAGCGTCTTCCACAACGCCTCGACCCGCTTCGCGGACGGCTACCGCTACGGGCTGGGCGCGGAAGTCGGCATCTCGACGGGCAAGATCCACGCCCGCGGTCCGGTCGGGCTTGCTGGATTGACGACCTACAAGTACTACCTGGAGGGCGACGGGCAGCTCGTGGCCACCTACGCCGGCGACGACGCGAAACCGTTTACCCACGTCAATTTCGACGGCGAGTGGACGCCCGGTCATCGCAGCGACGAGTGA
- the proC gene encoding pyrroline-5-carboxylate reductase encodes MVDVSVIGCGNMGSALVKGFARSGQHRVTAIDADPDALEAVEAYSTTTTTDLAAAGESDVVVLAVKPDVVATVLDELDLSADQTLVTVAAGVSRSFVADRTDATVVRVMPNLAAETGDMAAAVTRDGLSEDVRELLATVGEYAVIDEALMDVSTAVNGSGPAFVFYLIGAMKAAGMEGGLDPEQAETLAAQTFKGAAETVLRDERSVDELIDAVCSPNGTTIEGMEVLWDSDVEDRIVEAVGAAERRSAEIAEAFDDE; translated from the coding sequence ATGGTAGACGTCAGCGTCATCGGCTGTGGAAACATGGGCAGCGCTCTGGTGAAAGGGTTCGCCCGGAGCGGCCAGCATCGGGTGACGGCGATCGACGCCGACCCCGACGCGCTCGAAGCGGTCGAAGCGTACAGCACGACAACGACGACGGACCTTGCGGCCGCGGGAGAGAGCGACGTGGTCGTTCTCGCGGTCAAGCCGGACGTGGTCGCGACGGTACTCGACGAACTGGATCTGTCGGCCGACCAGACGCTCGTCACGGTCGCGGCGGGCGTCTCGCGGTCGTTCGTCGCCGACCGCACGGACGCGACGGTCGTCCGGGTCATGCCGAACCTCGCCGCCGAGACCGGCGACATGGCGGCCGCCGTTACCCGCGATGGACTCTCCGAGGACGTCCGCGAACTGCTTGCGACTGTCGGGGAGTACGCCGTGATCGACGAGGCGTTGATGGACGTCTCGACGGCTGTCAACGGGAGCGGTCCGGCCTTCGTCTTCTATCTCATCGGCGCGATGAAAGCGGCCGGCATGGAGGGCGGTCTCGATCCCGAACAGGCGGAGACGCTGGCCGCTCAGACGTTCAAAGGCGCGGCCGAAACGGTCCTCCGGGACGAGCGCAGCGTCGACGAACTGATCGACGCCGTCTGTTCGCCCAACGGGACGACGATCGAGGGCATGGAAGTCCTGTGGGACAGCGACGTCGAAGACCGGATCGTCGAGGCCGTCGGGGCGGCCGAGCGACGCTCCGCCGAGATCGCGGAGGCGTTCGACGATGAGTGA
- the msrA gene encoding peptide-methionine (S)-S-oxide reductase MsrA — MTETATLGGGCFWCIEAAMKELGGVRSVTSGYAGGDVANPSYEKVCSGSTGHAEVVQVEYDPGEISYLELLEVFFKVHDPTTKDRQGPDVGSQYRSIVLYHDDEQRRQVEGFLERLNEEVYDGAIVTEVEPLETFYEAEEYHQDYYDKNPADGYCQVQVEPKVQKVREEFAALLAE; from the coding sequence ATGACTGAAACGGCGACGCTTGGCGGCGGCTGCTTCTGGTGTATCGAGGCCGCGATGAAAGAACTCGGAGGCGTCCGATCGGTGACCTCGGGCTACGCCGGCGGCGACGTGGCGAACCCCTCATACGAGAAGGTCTGTTCGGGTTCGACGGGCCACGCCGAGGTCGTGCAGGTCGAGTACGACCCCGGGGAGATCAGCTACCTCGAACTGCTCGAGGTCTTCTTCAAGGTGCACGACCCGACGACGAAGGACCGACAGGGGCCGGACGTCGGCAGTCAGTATCGCTCGATCGTGCTCTATCACGACGACGAGCAGCGCCGGCAGGTCGAGGGGTTCCTCGAGCGCCTGAACGAGGAGGTCTACGACGGCGCGATCGTCACCGAGGTCGAACCCCTCGAAACCTTCTACGAGGCCGAGGAGTATCACCAGGATTACTACGACAAGAACCCCGCAGACGGCTACTGTCAGGTGCAGGTCGAGCCGAAGGTCCAGAAGGTCCGCGAGGAGTTCGCGGCGTTGCTCGCGGAGTGA
- a CDS encoding ArsR family transcriptional regulator: protein MDDLRDEYPSGWRILVQNESVGYILDALMDALPGAEFTKSELATEAGVSRQSLYTHLDLLLALEVLEPVEGSSPQRYRVNSASELLDLLHQVNGAINQQLMD, encoded by the coding sequence ATGGATGACCTTCGCGATGAGTACCCGAGTGGATGGCGAATACTCGTGCAGAACGAGAGTGTCGGATACATTCTTGACGCACTGATGGACGCACTCCCGGGAGCAGAATTCACCAAATCCGAACTTGCGACGGAAGCCGGTGTCAGTCGCCAGTCGCTGTATACGCATTTAGATTTGCTACTTGCTCTGGAGGTTCTCGAACCAGTTGAGGGTTCTTCCCCGCAGCGGTATCGCGTCAATTCGGCGAGCGAACTACTCGATCTTCTTCATCAAGTGAACGGAGCGATCAATCAACAGCTCATGGACTGA
- the ilvB gene encoding biosynthetic-type acetolactate synthase large subunit: protein MSERTKVRDSEQAQRERQRQITTGAEAVVAALEQAGVEDMFGVAGGAIMPVYDALYDSEISHFTMVHEQGAAHAADAYGIVSGEPGVASATSGPGATNLITGIADASMDSDPIIALTGQVETDFVGNDAFQETDTTGITRPITKENYFAGDSDSVGDTVSEAFALSRAGRQGPTLVDLPKDSTVGETESRPAKPETPTTYDPPETADDGTVTAAADALERADRPVILAGGGVVKGEATDELRAFARKYEIPVITTMPGLGSFPETDELSLGMAGMHGTGAANMAVTNCDVLLGVGTRFDDRLTGGVETFAPDAEVIHVEIDPAEISKNIEADYPLLGDAKRVLDQLNDAMTDVPEANQWREQCQTWTEEYPLDYETPDDEPLKPQYVVETFDELADDDAIVTTGVGQHQMWAAQFWTYEYPRTWVSSNGLGTMGYGVPSAIGAKIGAPDTEVVAFDGDGSFLMTIQELSVAVRENLDITYVVLNNEAIGMVRQWQDGFYEGRRMASEYPWVPEFDKLAEAFGARGFRVESYEDVEDVIQRARAHDGPAVIDAIIDPAENVFPMVPSGGDNGLFALNETQL from the coding sequence ATGAGTGAGCGAACGAAAGTGAGAGACAGCGAGCAAGCACAGCGCGAACGACAGCGACAGATAACGACAGGTGCGGAAGCCGTGGTGGCCGCGCTCGAACAGGCCGGCGTCGAGGATATGTTCGGCGTCGCCGGTGGCGCGATCATGCCCGTCTACGACGCCCTGTACGATTCCGAGATCAGTCACTTCACGATGGTCCACGAACAGGGCGCGGCTCACGCGGCGGACGCCTACGGAATCGTCTCGGGCGAGCCCGGCGTCGCCTCGGCGACGTCCGGTCCCGGCGCGACCAACCTCATAACGGGCATCGCCGACGCCTCGATGGACTCGGACCCGATCATCGCGCTGACCGGCCAGGTCGAGACGGACTTCGTCGGCAACGACGCCTTCCAGGAGACGGATACGACTGGGATCACCCGACCGATCACCAAAGAGAACTACTTCGCCGGCGACAGCGACAGCGTCGGCGATACCGTCAGCGAGGCGTTCGCGCTCTCGAGGGCGGGCCGCCAGGGCCCGACGCTGGTCGACCTCCCGAAAGACTCCACGGTCGGTGAGACCGAATCTCGGCCGGCCAAGCCCGAAACACCAACCACGTACGATCCGCCTGAGACCGCCGACGACGGGACCGTGACGGCCGCCGCTGACGCGCTTGAACGTGCGGATCGGCCCGTGATTCTCGCCGGTGGCGGCGTGGTCAAGGGAGAGGCGACCGACGAGCTGCGCGCGTTCGCCCGCAAGTACGAGATTCCCGTCATCACGACGATGCCCGGACTCGGGAGCTTTCCCGAGACCGACGAGCTGTCGCTGGGAATGGCCGGGATGCACGGGACCGGTGCGGCCAACATGGCCGTCACGAACTGTGATGTGTTGCTGGGCGTCGGCACCCGGTTCGACGACCGACTGACCGGCGGCGTCGAGACGTTCGCGCCCGACGCAGAGGTCATCCACGTCGAGATCGATCCCGCCGAGATTTCCAAGAACATCGAGGCGGACTATCCCCTGCTGGGTGATGCAAAGCGCGTCCTCGACCAATTAAACGACGCGATGACGGACGTTCCCGAGGCGAACCAGTGGCGCGAGCAGTGTCAGACCTGGACCGAGGAGTACCCGCTTGACTACGAAACCCCCGACGACGAGCCACTCAAACCCCAGTACGTCGTCGAGACGTTCGACGAACTGGCCGACGACGACGCGATCGTCACGACTGGCGTCGGGCAACACCAGATGTGGGCCGCACAGTTCTGGACCTACGAGTACCCGCGGACGTGGGTCTCCAGCAACGGGCTGGGGACGATGGGCTACGGCGTCCCCTCTGCCATCGGCGCGAAGATCGGCGCGCCGGACACGGAGGTCGTCGCCTTCGACGGGGACGGATCCTTCCTGATGACGATACAGGAGCTGTCGGTCGCAGTCCGAGAGAACCTCGATATCACCTACGTCGTCCTGAACAACGAGGCGATCGGGATGGTCCGCCAGTGGCAGGACGGCTTCTACGAGGGCCGGCGGATGGCCTCCGAATACCCCTGGGTGCCGGAGTTCGACAAGCTCGCGGAAGCGTTCGGCGCCCGCGGGTTCCGAGTGGAATCCTATGAGGACGTCGAGGACGTGATCCAGCGAGCGCGGGCCCACGACGGGCCGGCCGTGATCGACGCGATCATCGACCCCGCCGAAAACGTCTTCCCGATGGTTCCCAGCGGCGGCGACAACGGACTGTTCGCCCTGAACGAAACGCAACTCTAG
- a CDS encoding 4Fe-4S dicluster domain-containing protein → MAIDPNFEQNREKVDEHNGHDVWGPVDEPESLGIHGTHVAVDFDICLADGACLEDCPVDVFEWVETPGHPESEMKADPANESQCIDCMLCVDVCPVDAIDVDASRPDRV, encoded by the coding sequence ATGGCCATCGATCCGAACTTCGAGCAGAACCGCGAAAAGGTCGACGAGCACAACGGCCACGACGTCTGGGGGCCGGTCGACGAGCCGGAGTCACTGGGGATCCACGGGACCCACGTCGCAGTCGATTTCGACATCTGTCTCGCCGACGGGGCCTGTCTCGAGGACTGTCCGGTCGACGTCTTCGAGTGGGTCGAGACGCCCGGTCACCCCGAGAGCGAAATGAAGGCCGATCCCGCAAACGAGAGCCAGTGCATCGACTGCATGCTCTGTGTCGACGTCTGCCCGGTCGACGCGATCGACGTCGACGCGAGCCGGCCGGACCGCGTCTAG
- a CDS encoding tyrosine--tRNA ligase — translation MNVDERLELTTRHTQEVVTEEELRTLLDERDEPRAYIGYAPTGEMHIGHFTTMRKLADFLDAGLDVTVLIADLHAHLDDEKSPFDLLDARAAYYEETIRAMIDAAGADPEGVAFVRGRDFELDEEYSLELLRMAAETTISRAQRAASEVVRESDSPKLGGLLYPLMQTLDVDALDADIAYGGVDQRGIYMLSREILPDHGGDAPICLFAPLLSGLSGGKMSASEESSKVNLNDSPDVVAEKLNDAYCPMGEREDNGVLEYVQHLVFPILDEHDESFVVERPEKYGGDLVYDSYEQLETDFLEEELHPQDLKNAAGEYISDVIDPIRTRLNDDPQLLADAYPEKYGDETSAQ, via the coding sequence ATGAACGTCGACGAGCGACTCGAGTTGACGACCCGCCACACTCAGGAGGTCGTCACGGAGGAGGAGTTGCGGACGCTGCTGGACGAACGCGACGAACCCCGGGCCTACATCGGCTACGCCCCGACCGGCGAGATGCACATCGGACACTTCACGACGATGCGCAAACTCGCCGACTTCCTCGATGCGGGACTGGACGTGACGGTCCTGATCGCCGATCTGCACGCCCACCTCGACGACGAGAAGAGCCCGTTCGATCTGCTCGACGCGCGTGCGGCGTACTACGAGGAGACGATCCGAGCGATGATCGACGCCGCCGGAGCCGATCCCGAGGGCGTTGCGTTCGTCCGCGGGCGCGATTTCGAACTCGACGAGGAGTACTCGCTGGAGCTGCTTCGGATGGCCGCCGAGACGACGATCTCGCGCGCCCAGCGCGCCGCAAGCGAAGTCGTCCGCGAGTCCGACTCGCCGAAACTCGGCGGGCTGCTGTACCCGCTGATGCAGACGCTCGACGTGGACGCGCTGGACGCCGACATCGCCTACGGCGGGGTCGACCAGCGCGGCATCTACATGCTCTCCCGCGAGATCCTGCCCGACCACGGCGGTGACGCGCCGATCTGTCTGTTCGCCCCGCTGCTGTCGGGCCTGTCGGGCGGGAAGATGAGCGCCTCCGAGGAGTCCTCGAAGGTCAACCTCAACGACTCGCCCGATGTGGTCGCGGAAAAACTGAACGACGCCTACTGCCCGATGGGCGAACGCGAGGACAACGGCGTCCTGGAGTACGTCCAGCACCTCGTGTTCCCGATTCTCGACGAACACGACGAGTCGTTCGTCGTCGAGCGCCCCGAGAAATACGGCGGCGATCTCGTCTACGACAGTTACGAGCAACTCGAAACGGACTTCCTCGAGGAGGAACTGCACCCACAGGATCTGAAAAACGCCGCGGGCGAGTACATCTCCGACGTGATCGACCCGATCCGAACCCGACTGAACGACGACCCGCAGTTGCTGGCGGACGCGTATCCCGAGAAATACGGCGACGAAACGAGCGCGCAGTGA
- the surE gene encoding 5'/3'-nucleotidase SurE — protein sequence MDDGDPTILLTNDDGIETTGFRALYDALTDVGEVIAVAPDSDQSAVGRALSDSVTVTDHELGYAVAGTPADCVIAGVEALVPDVDLVVSGCNDGANLGAYVLGRSGTVSAAVEAAFFDVPAIAVSMYIPVREDVTSEAVRSEYDAYGEATRAAAYLADHALGAGVFESADYLNVNAPMASGEYGPLDDGEHAPLAITEPSRVYQMDAVRDGAEIQLYDRIWERMADGDLPDENGTDRQAVVDGKVSVSPLTAPHTSQHHEALDALAETYPA from the coding sequence ATGGACGACGGCGATCCGACGATCCTACTGACGAACGACGACGGAATCGAAACGACCGGGTTCCGGGCACTCTATGACGCGCTGACAGACGTCGGAGAAGTGATCGCAGTCGCGCCCGACAGCGACCAGAGTGCTGTCGGACGTGCGCTGTCGGACTCGGTCACGGTTACCGACCACGAACTCGGGTACGCGGTCGCCGGAACGCCCGCCGACTGCGTCATCGCCGGCGTGGAGGCGCTGGTGCCCGACGTCGACCTCGTGGTGTCCGGCTGCAACGACGGGGCGAACCTCGGGGCGTACGTCCTCGGTCGGTCCGGCACCGTCAGCGCGGCCGTCGAGGCCGCCTTCTTCGACGTGCCGGCGATCGCCGTCTCGATGTACATCCCCGTTCGAGAGGACGTCACTTCCGAGGCGGTGAGATCAGAGTACGACGCCTACGGCGAGGCGACGCGAGCAGCCGCATACCTCGCGGACCACGCGCTCGGGGCGGGTGTCTTCGAGTCCGCCGACTATCTGAACGTCAACGCGCCGATGGCCAGCGGGGAATACGGGCCGCTCGACGACGGCGAGCACGCGCCGCTCGCGATCACGGAGCCGTCACGCGTCTATCAGATGGACGCCGTCCGTGACGGGGCCGAGATCCAGCTGTACGACCGGATCTGGGAGCGGATGGCCGACGGGGATCTGCCCGACGAGAACGGGACCGATCGACAAGCCGTCGTCGACGGCAAGGTCAGCGTCTCGCCGCTGACTGCGCCCCACACGAGCCAGCACCACGAGGCGCTGGACGCGCTGGCAGAGACGTATCCGGCGTGA
- the proB gene encoding glutamate 5-kinase, whose product MSDEIERPGEIEQVDAEAVEHARQLAADAQRVVVKAGTNSLTDDDSQLDRVKLDKLVSDIMDLRRRGKDVLLVSSGAIGAGTGLLGKDGDTVEEGQALSTVGQSHLMHHYTQSFDRYDQQVAQLLLTEHDLKNPERFTNFRNTVETLFEWGVVPIVNENDAVATEEIQIGDNDMISASIAVGIEVDLLVTLTDVGGVYTGNPKDDPDAELIEAVGDNYDAVQEIIEETTTAGFGGIQTKVQGARDVSEYGIPAIIARSTERDVLEKIATAKPVGTLFVPINGDYDE is encoded by the coding sequence ATGAGTGACGAAATCGAGCGACCCGGGGAGATCGAACAGGTCGACGCAGAGGCAGTCGAGCACGCCCGACAGCTGGCCGCGGACGCACAGCGCGTCGTCGTCAAGGCCGGGACGAACTCCCTGACAGACGACGACTCACAGCTCGATCGCGTGAAACTGGACAAGCTCGTCAGCGACATCATGGACCTGCGCCGGCGCGGGAAGGACGTCCTGCTGGTTTCCTCCGGCGCGATCGGCGCGGGCACGGGCCTGCTCGGCAAGGACGGCGACACGGTCGAGGAGGGACAGGCGCTGTCGACGGTCGGCCAGAGCCACCTGATGCACCACTACACCCAGAGCTTCGATCGATACGACCAGCAGGTCGCGCAACTGCTTCTGACCGAACACGACCTGAAGAACCCCGAGCGGTTCACCAACTTCCGCAACACCGTCGAGACGCTGTTCGAGTGGGGCGTCGTCCCGATCGTCAACGAGAACGACGCGGTCGCGACCGAGGAGATCCAGATCGGCGACAACGACATGATCTCGGCGTCGATCGCGGTCGGCATCGAGGTCGACCTGCTGGTCACGCTGACCGACGTCGGCGGCGTCTACACCGGCAACCCGAAGGACGATCCCGACGCCGAGCTGATTGAGGCCGTCGGGGACAACTACGACGCCGTCCAGGAGATAATCGAGGAGACGACGACGGCAGGATTCGGCGGCATCCAGACGAAGGTTCAGGGTGCACGGGACGTCAGCGAGTACGGTATCCCGGCGATCATCGCCAGATCGACCGAGCGAGACGTGCTGGAAAAAATCGCCACAGCCAAACCAGTCGGCACGTTATTCGTCCCTATAAACGGTGACTACGATGAGTGA